The Sporosarcina luteola genome contains a region encoding:
- the xerC gene encoding tyrosine recombinase XerC — protein MGVKHLQRNSPKAVLDDYISYIRLEKNYSSRTVSEYSNDIHEFLSFLSQEGISDLDNVEYPEARLYITTLYDKGFARKTISRKISSIRSFYKFGNARFGINDNAFRLLHHPKKEERLPAFFYEKELESLFETCVGEDPKSLRNSALLELLYATGIRVSELTSIELGDIDNSLGIVKVMGKGRKERYVPFGSFAQDSLESYMEKSRPMLMKKKSHHSLFVNLRGDPITDRGVRHVLNAMMEKASIPGKIYPHMIRHSFATHLLSNGADMRTVQELLGHSHLSSTQVYTHITKEHLRKTYMKTHPRA, from the coding sequence ATGGGGGTGAAACACTTGCAACGAAATAGTCCAAAGGCTGTTCTTGACGATTACATATCCTATATACGCCTCGAAAAGAACTATTCATCACGGACAGTTTCGGAATATAGCAATGATATTCACGAGTTCCTCTCCTTTTTATCCCAAGAAGGAATTTCTGATCTGGACAATGTCGAATATCCTGAAGCAAGATTGTATATAACAACTTTGTATGACAAAGGTTTCGCAAGGAAAACGATCTCAAGGAAGATTTCATCGATTCGTTCTTTTTATAAGTTTGGCAATGCTCGATTCGGGATAAATGATAATGCATTCCGTTTATTGCACCATCCAAAGAAGGAAGAGCGGCTTCCGGCTTTTTTTTATGAAAAGGAATTGGAATCACTCTTTGAAACATGTGTTGGTGAAGATCCGAAATCATTACGCAATAGCGCGCTTCTAGAACTGCTTTATGCTACCGGAATCCGGGTTAGTGAGCTCACATCCATCGAATTGGGCGATATCGATAATTCTCTCGGCATCGTCAAAGTGATGGGAAAAGGCAGGAAAGAGCGTTACGTCCCATTTGGAAGCTTCGCTCAAGACTCTCTTGAATCCTATATGGAAAAAAGTCGTCCTATGCTTATGAAGAAGAAAAGTCATCATTCGTTGTTTGTCAATTTGCGTGGTGACCCGATTACGGACAGGGGCGTACGCCATGTACTGAATGCAATGATGGAAAAGGCATCCATTCCCGGAAAGATTTATCCGCATATGATTCGCCATTCCTTTGCGACGCATTTGCTGTCAAATGGTGCAGATATGAGAACAGTACAGGAATTGCTCGGTCATAGTCATTTATCTTCAACTCAGGTATATACGCATATCACGAAAGAGCATCTGCGGAAAACGTATATGAAAACACATCCGCGGGCTTAG
- the topA gene encoding type I DNA topoisomerase, giving the protein MADYLVIVESPAKAKTIERYLGKKYKVRASIGHLRDLPRSQMGVDTENNYEPKYITIRGKGPILQELKKDAKKAKKIFLAADPDREGEAIAWHLAHQLGVDINSDCRVVFNEITKDAIKESFKSPRPIDMNRVDAQQARRILDRLVGYNISPILWKKVKKGLSAGRVQSVALRLIIDRENEIKAFIPEEYWSISGKFSKDGKTFEASFYGDAQKKMKLENKKQVDEVFSRMSGDEFEIVNVVKKERKRNPAPPFTTSSLQQEAARKLNFRARKTMMLAQQLYEGINTGKEGIVGLITYMRTDSTRISESAKGEAISFIETMYGKDFVATSKAKAKESANTQDAHEAVRPTSVMRPPEAMKQYLSRDQHRLYKLIWERFVASQMAPAVLDTVTADLMNGDVKFRATGSEVKFPGFMKVYIEGEDDQEEEKDRILPPLEKGERVKGSEIDPKQHFTQPPPRFSEARLVKTLEELGIGRPSTYAPTLDTIQKRGYVTLDAKRFVPTELGEIVHQAVNQYFPDIINIKFTADMEKNLDDVEDGEIQWKQVIDEFYKEFEKHVKVADEEMEKIEIKDEPAGEDCEKCGSPMVFKMGRYGKFMACSNFPDCRNTKAIIKPIGVTCPSCKEGQVVERKSKTKRIFFGCDRYPECEYVSWDKPIARPCPKCQNTLVEKRLKKGVQIQCTECDYKEDAQE; this is encoded by the coding sequence ATGGCAGATTACTTAGTAATTGTTGAGTCGCCCGCCAAGGCGAAAACAATTGAACGTTACTTAGGCAAGAAGTATAAGGTTCGTGCTTCCATCGGGCATTTGCGGGATTTGCCCCGCAGTCAGATGGGCGTGGATACTGAAAATAATTATGAACCGAAATACATCACGATTCGCGGGAAAGGCCCTATATTGCAAGAGTTGAAAAAAGATGCTAAAAAAGCGAAGAAAATATTTCTCGCGGCTGACCCCGACAGGGAAGGGGAAGCGATTGCATGGCATTTGGCACACCAACTAGGTGTGGATATCAACTCGGATTGCCGCGTAGTATTCAATGAAATCACAAAAGATGCCATAAAGGAGTCTTTCAAAAGTCCTCGCCCAATTGATATGAACCGGGTGGATGCCCAACAGGCCAGAAGGATATTGGATAGACTAGTAGGCTATAATATTAGCCCGATCCTTTGGAAGAAAGTGAAGAAGGGATTGTCAGCTGGGCGTGTGCAATCGGTCGCATTACGATTGATTATCGACCGGGAGAATGAAATAAAGGCATTCATCCCTGAAGAATACTGGAGCATCAGCGGGAAGTTCAGTAAAGATGGAAAAACGTTCGAGGCTTCCTTCTACGGTGATGCGCAGAAGAAAATGAAGTTGGAAAATAAAAAGCAAGTCGATGAAGTTTTTTCCAGAATGTCTGGCGATGAATTCGAGATTGTCAACGTTGTCAAAAAGGAGAGAAAAAGGAATCCAGCTCCTCCATTCACAACATCTTCCTTGCAACAGGAAGCGGCACGTAAATTGAATTTCAGAGCAAGAAAAACAATGATGCTTGCCCAACAGCTCTATGAAGGGATCAATACCGGCAAAGAAGGCATCGTCGGTCTCATTACGTATATGAGAACGGACTCCACTCGAATATCAGAAAGTGCAAAAGGAGAAGCAATCTCCTTCATCGAGACGATGTACGGCAAGGATTTCGTCGCCACGTCGAAAGCGAAGGCTAAAGAATCAGCCAACACACAAGATGCACATGAAGCTGTACGACCGACCTCGGTCATGAGGCCGCCTGAAGCGATGAAACAGTATTTATCCCGAGATCAGCACAGGCTTTATAAATTGATCTGGGAACGCTTCGTGGCTAGTCAGATGGCGCCAGCCGTGCTTGACACGGTCACTGCGGATCTGATGAATGGCGATGTTAAATTTAGGGCGACAGGTTCGGAAGTGAAGTTCCCAGGCTTTATGAAGGTTTATATTGAAGGGGAAGACGATCAGGAAGAGGAAAAGGACCGCATACTGCCTCCGCTTGAAAAAGGGGAACGCGTGAAGGGTAGCGAAATCGATCCGAAGCAGCATTTCACGCAGCCACCTCCGAGATTTTCGGAAGCACGTCTCGTCAAGACGTTGGAGGAGCTTGGAATAGGCCGGCCATCGACTTATGCGCCTACACTCGATACAATCCAGAAACGGGGCTACGTAACGTTGGACGCCAAACGGTTCGTTCCGACAGAACTTGGAGAAATCGTCCACCAAGCGGTGAATCAATATTTCCCTGATATTATTAACATCAAGTTCACTGCCGATATGGAGAAGAACCTCGATGATGTTGAAGATGGAGAAATCCAATGGAAGCAAGTCATTGATGAATTTTACAAAGAATTCGAGAAGCACGTCAAAGTTGCCGACGAAGAAATGGAGAAAATTGAAATCAAAGACGAGCCCGCCGGTGAGGATTGCGAGAAATGCGGTTCTCCAATGGTATTCAAAATGGGCCGATATGGAAAATTCATGGCTTGCTCGAATTTCCCCGATTGCAGAAATACAAAAGCGATCATCAAACCGATCGGTGTCACATGCCCGTCATGTAAAGAAGGGCAAGTTGTCGAGAGGAAGAGCAAAACGAAAAGGATTTTCTTCGGCTGCGATCGATATCCTGAATGTGAATATGTATCATGGGATAAACCTATTGCCAGGCCGTGCCCGAAATGTCAAAACACATTAGTTGAGAAAAGGCTTAAAAAAGGTGTGCAAATCCAATGTACGGAATGTGATTATAAAGAGGATGCACAAGAATAA
- the dprA gene encoding DNA-processing protein DprA, whose product MLLTDVDRKLLALHYVYPVPLNKVAEILKMDPDLRHLFTYRTDELATLLKIPKAKAVQLNEQLKRHEQTPFPLLYQQEKIIPIPITNLAYPKPLKWLVDPPTVLYVKGDPTILEASMKVAIIGSRKATDYSMKALSFIVPPLVDRGAVIVSGLAKGADTMAHKSAIQFGGKTIAVLGHGLFHLYPRENKELAELLAERHLLLTEYPPYMRPAKWTFPMRNRIISGLSESVIITESEEKSGTMSTVDHALEHGKAIYAVPGPITSALSLGPNKLIEQGAKPIWNGFQALESCSYQ is encoded by the coding sequence GTGTTACTCACAGACGTCGACCGTAAGTTGCTTGCTTTGCATTATGTCTACCCCGTCCCACTTAACAAAGTAGCGGAAATCTTGAAGATGGACCCCGATCTTCGTCATCTGTTCACATATCGCACTGACGAACTCGCGACATTGCTGAAAATCCCCAAAGCAAAAGCAGTCCAGCTGAATGAACAGTTGAAACGGCATGAGCAAACTCCTTTCCCCCTTCTTTATCAACAAGAGAAAATCATCCCTATTCCAATTACGAATCTGGCGTATCCGAAGCCGTTGAAGTGGCTTGTCGACCCTCCAACAGTCCTCTATGTGAAAGGTGATCCAACGATTTTGGAAGCATCTATGAAAGTGGCAATCATCGGATCACGTAAAGCAACCGACTACTCGATGAAAGCGCTCTCATTCATTGTTCCTCCGCTTGTTGATCGTGGAGCCGTCATCGTTTCCGGCCTAGCTAAAGGGGCGGATACAATGGCGCATAAATCTGCAATACAATTCGGCGGAAAGACAATTGCGGTACTAGGACATGGATTATTCCACCTGTATCCTCGTGAAAACAAGGAGCTTGCAGAATTGCTTGCTGAACGCCATTTACTGCTGACGGAATATCCTCCTTATATGAGACCTGCAAAATGGACATTTCCGATGAGAAACAGAATTATCAGCGGCTTATCAGAGTCCGTCATCATCACTGAATCTGAGGAAAAGAGCGGAACGATGAGCACCGTAGATCATGCGCTAGAGCACGGGAAGGCTATTTACGCGGTTCCCGGGCCAATTACCTCTGCTTTATCTCTTGGGCCGAATAAATTGATTGAACAAGGTGCAAAGCCTATATGGAACGGCTTTCAAGCGCTTGAGAGCTGCTCTTATCAATGA
- the sucD gene encoding succinate--CoA ligase subunit alpha: MAIYINKDTKVIVQGITGSTALFHTKQMLEYGTKIVGGVTPGKGGTEVEGVPVFNTVEEAVKATGANVSVIYVPAPFAADAILEAVDAELDMAICITEHIPVLDMVKVKRYMEGKKTRLVGPNCPGVITSDECKIGIMPGYIHTKGHVGVVSRSGTLTYEAVHQLSQAGIGQTTAVGIGGDPVNGTNFIDVLKEFNEDPETYAVVMIGEIGGTAEEEAAEWVKANMTKPVVGFIGGQTAPEGKRMGHAGAIISGGKGTAAEKIKALNAAGVETADTPSVIGETLIKVLKEKGLYEKCKTH, from the coding sequence ATGGCAATTTATATTAATAAAGATACAAAAGTGATTGTACAAGGTATTACAGGCTCAACAGCACTTTTCCATACGAAGCAGATGCTCGAGTATGGTACGAAAATCGTCGGCGGTGTAACACCGGGCAAAGGCGGAACGGAAGTTGAAGGAGTACCTGTCTTCAATACAGTTGAAGAAGCTGTCAAAGCTACAGGTGCCAATGTATCTGTCATTTACGTTCCGGCTCCGTTTGCGGCAGACGCGATTCTTGAAGCTGTTGACGCAGAATTGGATATGGCCATCTGTATTACAGAACATATCCCGGTTCTTGATATGGTAAAAGTGAAGCGTTACATGGAAGGCAAGAAAACACGTCTTGTCGGACCGAACTGCCCGGGTGTCATTACATCCGATGAGTGTAAGATTGGTATCATGCCAGGCTACATCCATACGAAAGGCCACGTTGGCGTCGTATCCCGCTCTGGGACATTGACGTACGAAGCTGTTCATCAGCTTTCGCAAGCAGGCATTGGCCAGACAACTGCTGTCGGTATCGGCGGAGACCCTGTAAACGGCACAAACTTCATCGACGTACTGAAAGAGTTCAACGAAGACCCAGAAACATACGCGGTCGTCATGATCGGTGAAATCGGCGGTACAGCTGAAGAAGAAGCTGCAGAGTGGGTGAAAGCGAACATGACAAAACCTGTTGTCGGCTTCATCGGCGGACAAACAGCGCCAGAAGGTAAGCGTATGGGTCATGCTGGGGCGATCATTTCCGGTGGTAAAGGAACAGCTGCAGAGAAAATTAAAGCACTTAACGCTGCTGGAGTTGAAACGGCTGACACGCCTTCCGTGATCGGAGAAACATTAATTAAAGTACTTAAAGAAAAAGGGCTTTACGAAAAATGTAAAACACATTGA
- the sucC gene encoding ADP-forming succinate--CoA ligase subunit beta, with protein sequence MNIHEYQGKQLLRDYGVAVSNGRVAFSPDEAVKAAKELGTDVIVVKAQIHAGGRGKAGGVKIAKNLDEVREYAKELLGKTLVTHQTGPEGKEVKRLLVEEGSDIKKEYYLGLVLDRATDRVTLMGSEEGGMDIEEVAEETPEKIFKEVIDPVVGLTGFQARRMAFNMNIPTHLVNKAAKFMLGLYQVFEEKDASIVEINPLVVTGDDNVLALDAKFNFDDNALYRHKDIVELRDFDEEDPKEIEASKYDLSYISLDGNIGCMVNGAGLAMATMDTINYYGGSPANFLDVGGGATAEKVTEAFKIILSDKHVKGIFVNIFGGIMKCDVIAEGVITAAKEVGLEVPLVVRLEGTNVDKGKALLNESGINIIAADTMADGAQKIVELVG encoded by the coding sequence ATGAATATCCATGAATATCAAGGTAAGCAGCTGCTCAGAGATTATGGCGTTGCTGTTTCAAATGGTCGGGTAGCTTTTTCTCCCGATGAAGCTGTAAAGGCGGCAAAGGAACTCGGTACGGACGTAATCGTAGTCAAGGCGCAAATCCATGCCGGCGGGCGTGGTAAGGCGGGTGGCGTTAAGATCGCCAAAAATCTTGATGAAGTGCGCGAGTATGCAAAAGAGCTTCTCGGCAAAACCCTTGTAACCCATCAAACAGGCCCTGAAGGAAAAGAAGTTAAACGACTTCTTGTCGAAGAAGGATCAGATATCAAAAAAGAATATTATTTAGGTCTTGTACTTGACCGCGCTACAGATCGCGTTACTCTCATGGGCTCTGAAGAAGGCGGAATGGACATTGAAGAAGTCGCTGAAGAGACTCCTGAAAAAATCTTCAAAGAAGTCATTGATCCAGTCGTCGGCCTTACAGGGTTCCAAGCGCGCCGCATGGCATTCAATATGAACATCCCTACACATCTTGTCAACAAAGCTGCGAAATTCATGCTAGGACTCTACCAAGTATTTGAAGAAAAAGATGCATCGATCGTTGAAATCAATCCACTTGTCGTTACAGGCGATGACAATGTATTGGCATTGGATGCAAAATTCAATTTCGATGACAATGCATTATACCGTCATAAAGATATTGTCGAATTACGCGATTTCGACGAGGAAGATCCGAAAGAAATCGAAGCTTCCAAGTACGACCTTAGCTACATATCCCTAGATGGCAACATCGGCTGCATGGTAAACGGTGCAGGTCTTGCGATGGCTACGATGGATACAATCAATTACTACGGCGGATCACCGGCCAACTTCCTTGACGTTGGGGGCGGCGCTACAGCTGAAAAAGTTACGGAAGCATTCAAAATCATCCTTTCTGACAAACATGTCAAAGGAATCTTCGTCAATATTTTCGGAGGCATCATGAAATGTGACGTAATCGCGGAAGGTGTTATTACGGCTGCGAAAGAAGTCGGCCTTGAAGTGCCGCTTGTTGTACGTTTGGAAGGTACGAACGTTGACAAAGGTAAAGCGCTATTGAATGAATCAGGAATAAATATCATCGCTGCTGACACAATGGCGGACGGTGCACAAAAGATTGTTGAACTCGTAGGCTAA
- a CDS encoding EscU/YscU/HrcU family type III secretion system export apparatus switch protein, translating to MTEQKHSRKEAIALSYDPKAGDAPKVVAKGKGKIAENILEKAKEHDVPIQEDPTLVELLGQLEVDETIPEQLYQAVAEVFAYIYQVDREHGSRKNNRVK from the coding sequence ATGACAGAACAGAAACATTCCCGTAAAGAGGCAATTGCGCTTTCCTATGATCCAAAGGCAGGAGATGCCCCGAAGGTTGTCGCCAAAGGTAAAGGGAAGATTGCCGAAAACATTTTGGAGAAGGCGAAAGAACACGATGTTCCGATCCAGGAAGATCCGACTCTTGTAGAATTGCTAGGGCAGCTCGAAGTGGATGAAACGATTCCTGAACAACTGTACCAAGCGGTAGCAGAGGTGTTTGCATATATCTACCAGGTGGACCGGGAGCATGGTTCACGGAAGAATAATAGGGTAAAATGA
- a CDS encoding ribonuclease HII — protein sequence MKTIKEISNLLQQTSDPEPWMNKLEDDHRAGVKTELRKWYRQYEKKQLLEQMLQDKIQFDNSFKTYDGALVAGVDEAGRGPLAGPVVCAAVILPEEVPGLLGLNDSKKISIQERDRLSAIIKEVAISYSIHIQSAERIDEMNIYAATRESMEKAVSALETRPEIVLADAMKLQVVCRSESIIKGDAQSLAIAAASILAKTTRDQLMNLIHEEFPVYNFNKNVGYGTAEHVEALHLHGPCHHHRKTFEPVKSILEGR from the coding sequence ATGAAAACAATCAAAGAAATCTCTAATCTGCTGCAACAGACTTCCGATCCAGAGCCGTGGATGAATAAACTAGAGGACGATCATCGCGCAGGCGTCAAAACAGAACTGCGAAAATGGTATCGCCAGTACGAAAAGAAACAGCTGTTGGAACAAATGCTGCAAGACAAAATCCAGTTCGACAACAGTTTTAAAACATACGATGGAGCACTCGTCGCAGGAGTAGATGAAGCAGGAAGAGGCCCATTGGCAGGACCTGTTGTTTGTGCCGCCGTCATATTACCTGAAGAAGTACCTGGTCTGCTAGGACTCAATGATTCAAAAAAAATATCCATCCAAGAAAGAGATCGATTATCTGCGATTATTAAAGAGGTCGCAATCAGCTATTCAATACATATTCAATCAGCAGAAAGAATCGATGAAATGAACATTTATGCCGCAACTCGGGAATCAATGGAAAAGGCAGTAAGCGCATTAGAAACCCGTCCGGAAATCGTCTTGGCGGATGCCATGAAGCTTCAAGTGGTCTGCAGGTCTGAATCCATTATCAAAGGGGATGCTCAAAGTCTTGCGATAGCCGCAGCCTCCATTCTCGCGAAGACGACGCGGGATCAATTGATGAATCTAATTCATGAGGAGTTCCCGGTGTACAACTTCAACAAGAACGTCGGCTACGGCACTGCGGAGCACGTGGAAGCCCTCCATCTCCATGGACCGTGCCACCACCATAGAAAAACGTTCGAGCCTGTCAAATCGATTTTGGAAGGAAGGTGA
- the ylqF gene encoding ribosome biogenesis GTPase YlqF yields MTIQWFPGHMAKARREVTEQLKLVDIVFELIDARLPLSSRNPMIDEVIQQKPRLLILNKMDLADEKETERWIRHFESEGIRAVAINSFEGKGLQTVTKAAKEILAPKIERLKKRGIRPGAIRAMIVGIPNVGKSTLINRLAKKNIAKTGNKPGVTKAQQWIKFEKELELLDTPGILWPKFEDQAVGYKLALTGAIKDTIVNMENLAVYGLRFLEEHYPERLEKRYGITSVGEDIQKVFDVIGESRKAYTQGGEIDYDKVAELIIQDIRSELLGKLTFDFTSDLLKQVDEVTE; encoded by the coding sequence ATGACCATACAATGGTTTCCGGGCCATATGGCCAAAGCTAGACGTGAAGTGACGGAACAATTGAAACTCGTCGACATCGTATTCGAGTTAATCGACGCCCGATTGCCCCTTTCATCGAGAAACCCGATGATTGATGAAGTCATCCAGCAAAAACCGAGACTGCTTATTTTGAATAAGATGGACCTAGCTGATGAGAAGGAGACGGAGCGATGGATCAGACACTTCGAATCAGAAGGTATCCGGGCAGTCGCCATAAATTCCTTTGAAGGAAAAGGGCTGCAAACCGTAACAAAGGCAGCAAAGGAAATACTGGCACCGAAAATTGAACGCTTGAAAAAGAGGGGTATTCGACCTGGGGCGATCCGCGCCATGATTGTTGGAATTCCTAACGTCGGGAAGTCGACGTTGATCAACCGGCTCGCAAAGAAAAATATTGCAAAAACAGGTAATAAGCCGGGTGTCACGAAAGCCCAGCAATGGATCAAATTCGAGAAGGAACTTGAATTGCTTGATACGCCGGGAATCCTTTGGCCGAAATTTGAAGACCAAGCCGTAGGGTATAAACTTGCGTTGACAGGTGCAATCAAGGACACGATCGTCAATATGGAAAACCTGGCAGTCTATGGACTCCGCTTTCTGGAGGAGCATTATCCTGAGCGTCTTGAAAAGCGTTATGGCATCACCTCTGTAGGTGAAGATATACAAAAGGTCTTTGATGTGATCGGGGAGTCCCGAAAGGCGTATACACAAGGTGGCGAAATCGATTATGACAAAGTGGCTGAACTGATTATCCAAGACATCCGCAGTGAGCTGCTTGGCAAGCTGACTTTCGATTTTACGTCTGATTTATTAAAACAGGTCGATGAAGTCACGGAATAA